The following proteins are co-located in the Camelina sativa cultivar DH55 chromosome 12, Cs, whole genome shotgun sequence genome:
- the LOC104734034 gene encoding uncharacterized protein LOC104734034, whose protein sequence is MGSLLHRAISSAPEIDRMFEATQQPPFTQRILETYVPNVKIRVPTYDGTKDPVQHLTSFMATISKARFTEEQKDAGQCQLFIDSLVENALIWFSHIPPGTIDCFEQLSTAFLRNYRVFIQRNASSAELWEIVQEPDEPLWKYLTRFKEKYATITVAEDVAIAAFKKGLIPGSRLHVDLNIREATDLDEALHRGSRVAYVEEDEKKRANKLPPPRPAVAKEKSRETN, encoded by the coding sequence ATGGGGTCCCTGCTCCACCGAGCTATCAGCTCGGCACCTGAGATCGATAGAATGTTCGAGGCCACGCAGCAACCTCCATTCACCCAGCGCATCTTGGAGACGTACGTTCCGAACGTGAAGATAAGAGTTCCAACTTATGATGGAACAAAGGATCCAGTACAGCATCTGACCTCGTTCATGGCTACCATCTCCAAAGCTAGGTTCACCGAAGAGCAGAAAGACGCCGGCCAGTGCCAACTGTTCATCGACAGCCTGGTAGAGAACGCACTGATATGGTTTTCCCATATCCCCCCGGGCACAATCGACTGTTTCGAACAACTGTCGACAGCCTTCCTACGGAATTATCGGGTGTTCATACAACGCAACGCCTCTAGTGCCGAGCTCTGGGAGATAGTCCAAGAACCCGACGAACCACTTTGGAAGTACCTCACCCGATTCAAGGAAAAGTACGCCACCATAACGGTCGCTGAGGACGTTGCAATCGCTGCCTTCAAGAAAGGACTCATTCCCGGCTCCCGACTGCATGTAGATCTCAATATCAGGGAGGCCACTGACCTGGATGAAGCCCTTCATCGAGGATCTCGCGTCGCTTACGTTGAAGAAGACGAGAAGAAACGAGCCAATAAGCTCCCTCCTCCTCGCCCAGCCGTGGCTAAAGAAAAAAGTCGAGAAACCAATTAG